One Deltaproteobacteria bacterium DNA window includes the following coding sequences:
- a CDS encoding SWIB/MDM2 domain-containing protein, whose protein sequence is MPANKAFMKPLTPDAALAEVVGSKAIPRTEVVKKLWVYIKKNKLQDAKNRRCINADDKLKKVFNGKKQVNMFEMTKLVSAHLK, encoded by the coding sequence ATGCCAGCAAACAAGGCGTTCATGAAACCACTCACACCCGATGCAGCCCTTGCTGAGGTTGTTGGTTCCAAAGCAATCCCACGAACCGAAGTTGTCAAAAAACTTTGGGTCTACATCAAGAAGAACAAGCTTCAGGATGCAAAAAACAGACGGTGCATCAATGCCGATGACAAATTGAAGAAGGTCTTCAACGGCAAGAAACAGGTCAATATGTTTGAAATGACGAAGCTTGTTTCAGCTCATCTGAAGTAA